One part of the Pandoraea faecigallinarum genome encodes these proteins:
- a CDS encoding FAD-dependent oxidoreductase has protein sequence MSATPSHATSRPDVAVLGGGLSGRLLAWQLVRAGASVALYERGDADGSSAAGWVAAAMLAPLAEAAVAEPSIVEMGAVGLERWPGLIDGLPEHVFFQRNGTLVVWHQPDRAEAVMFDRRMRANAPPELLRAGVERIAGPRLADVEPALAGRFQEGWLLPNEGQLDNRQLLRALAAGLAAAGAGLHWNTQIAEGQYPDAGLVVDCRGLGAREVLTQLRGVRGEVVRIHAPGIGLRRPVRLLHPRYPIYIAPKENDLYVIGATELESEDMSPMTVRSALELLSAAHSLNPAFGEARIVELNVNCRPALPDHLPRVQWDGARLLRVNGLYRHGYLLAPAVTGEACALAQALMQTTDATRDAFDWETWRASRPWPDLFRQA, from the coding sequence ATGAGCGCGACACCTTCCCACGCCACTTCACGTCCGGACGTTGCCGTGCTCGGTGGCGGGCTTTCCGGCCGGCTGCTTGCATGGCAACTGGTCCGCGCCGGGGCGAGCGTGGCGCTTTACGAACGGGGCGATGCCGACGGATCGTCCGCGGCCGGCTGGGTGGCGGCCGCCATGCTCGCACCGCTGGCCGAGGCGGCCGTGGCCGAGCCGAGCATCGTCGAAATGGGGGCGGTCGGCCTTGAGCGCTGGCCCGGTCTGATCGACGGTCTTCCCGAGCATGTCTTTTTCCAGCGCAATGGCACGCTGGTCGTGTGGCATCAGCCCGACCGGGCCGAAGCCGTCATGTTCGACCGGCGCATGCGCGCGAACGCGCCGCCCGAGTTATTGCGCGCAGGCGTCGAGCGAATTGCCGGCCCCCGGCTGGCAGACGTCGAACCGGCGCTCGCCGGGCGTTTCCAGGAGGGGTGGTTGTTGCCCAACGAAGGGCAGCTGGATAACCGTCAGTTGCTGCGGGCGCTGGCGGCCGGTCTCGCAGCGGCGGGGGCCGGGTTGCACTGGAATACGCAGATCGCCGAGGGACAGTATCCGGATGCCGGTCTGGTCGTCGACTGCCGCGGACTCGGGGCGCGCGAAGTGCTCACGCAATTGCGCGGCGTGCGCGGCGAAGTGGTGCGCATTCACGCGCCGGGCATCGGGTTGCGCCGGCCGGTGCGATTGCTGCATCCGCGCTACCCGATCTACATCGCGCCCAAGGAAAACGATCTGTACGTGATCGGCGCGACCGAACTCGAATCCGAGGATATGTCGCCGATGACGGTGCGCTCCGCGCTCGAACTGCTCTCCGCGGCGCATTCGCTGAATCCGGCGTTCGGCGAGGCGCGCATCGTCGAGCTGAACGTCAACTGCCGCCCGGCGCTGCCCGACCATCTGCCGCGCGTGCAATGGGACGGGGCGCGGCTGCTGCGCGTGAACGGCCTGTACCGTCACGGCTACCTGCTCGCCCCGGCGGTGACGGGCGAAGCATGCGCACTGGCGCAGGCATTGATGCAAACGACGGACGCAACACGGGATGCGTTCGACTGGGAGACGTGGCGAGCGAGCCGGCCCTGGCCGGATCTGTTCCGTCAGGCTTGA
- a CDS encoding thiamine phosphate synthase, whose product MTTHAGAAGLSHVRCVPADEPLANAWQQAADEIRARLAPWPSVPARDTAPQWRLHAKTPAGAGQGDFVWWPLVPAHGLGTVAAVQRDALRASGAVVLCTSVLPSGQVHDTLYTADGVYRVAGVDDPAFFPALAAFLDCGFAPHDALVLARAWRTDGSHAHVEDAEALGAWPTVLETFPTVLGQVPSPGPFEACPARLGLYPVLPSAAWCERMADLQVGTVQLRIKDPAHADLRAEIARTVAAGRRVTRDSAWFINDHWREAIEAGAYGVHLGQEDMAALSVDEVATLHASGVRLGISTHGYYEILAAHHFRPSYLAVGAVFPTTTKVIATAPQGLAKLARYVKLVGRHYPLVAIGGIDAGNLSQVLDTGVRCTAVVRAVTEAADVAAAVKGMQREFARRASHG is encoded by the coding sequence ATGACGACGCACGCCGGCGCTGCCGGGCTTTCGCACGTCCGGTGCGTGCCCGCCGACGAACCCCTTGCCAACGCATGGCAGCAGGCGGCCGACGAGATACGGGCGCGGCTCGCACCGTGGCCCTCCGTTCCTGCCCGTGACACGGCGCCGCAATGGCGGCTGCACGCGAAGACGCCCGCCGGCGCGGGCCAGGGCGATTTCGTCTGGTGGCCGCTGGTGCCGGCGCACGGACTCGGGACGGTCGCGGCCGTGCAGCGTGACGCTCTGCGTGCGAGCGGCGCCGTCGTGCTATGTACCAGCGTGCTGCCGTCAGGGCAGGTGCACGATACGCTCTACACGGCAGACGGCGTCTATCGCGTTGCAGGCGTGGACGATCCGGCCTTCTTCCCCGCGCTTGCCGCGTTTCTGGATTGCGGCTTCGCGCCGCATGACGCGCTGGTCCTCGCGCGCGCGTGGCGCACCGACGGCAGCCACGCCCATGTCGAAGACGCCGAGGCGCTTGGCGCATGGCCGACCGTGCTGGAGACGTTCCCCACGGTGCTCGGACAGGTGCCGTCCCCCGGTCCCTTCGAAGCATGTCCGGCGCGGCTCGGTCTATACCCGGTGCTGCCGAGCGCGGCGTGGTGCGAGCGCATGGCCGATCTTCAGGTCGGCACGGTGCAATTGCGGATCAAGGACCCCGCCCATGCCGACTTGCGCGCCGAAATTGCACGGACGGTGGCGGCGGGCCGCCGGGTCACCCGCGACAGCGCATGGTTCATCAACGACCATTGGCGCGAAGCGATCGAAGCCGGGGCGTACGGCGTGCATCTGGGACAGGAAGACATGGCCGCGCTCTCGGTCGACGAAGTCGCAACATTGCACGCGAGCGGCGTGCGGCTGGGCATCAGCACGCACGGTTACTACGAGATTCTCGCCGCGCATCACTTCCGGCCGAGCTATCTGGCTGTCGGTGCGGTGTTTCCGACGACGACCAAGGTGATCGCCACGGCGCCGCAGGGACTGGCGAAGCTCGCGCGGTACGTGAAACTCGTCGGGCGGCATTACCCGCTCGTGGCCATCGGCGGCATCGACGCCGGCAATCTGTCTCAGGTGCTCGATACCGGTGTGCGTTGCACGGCGGTCGTGCGTGCCGTGACCGAAGCTGCCGATGTGGCGGCGGCGGTGAAGGGCATGCAGCGGGAATTCGCCCGGCGGGCATCGCATGGGTGA
- a CDS encoding thiazole synthase gives MNAFTETNNVAASSTRDALTLYDTRFGSRFLLGTARYPSLQALNDSIDAARPGMVTVALRRQLSGTGAQASEGHFWETLRRLAVPVLPNTAGCHSVQEAVTTAQMAREVFETDWIKLELIGDDYTLQPDPFGLVTAAEQLIRDGFKVLPYCTEDLVLCRRLLDAGCQALMPWGAPIGTGKGVINPYGLRLLRDRLPDTPLIVDAGLGLPSHACQVMEWGYDGVLLNTAVALAAQPVEMAGAFAAAIKAGRAAWLAGPMAERESAEASTPVVGVPFWHQTGA, from the coding sequence ATGAACGCATTCACGGAAACGAACAACGTGGCCGCCAGCAGCACGCGCGACGCGCTCACGCTTTACGACACCCGCTTCGGCAGCCGCTTCTTGCTCGGCACGGCGCGTTATCCGTCGCTTCAGGCGCTCAACGACTCCATCGATGCGGCGCGTCCCGGCATGGTGACGGTGGCATTGCGCCGCCAGTTGTCGGGCACCGGCGCGCAGGCGTCCGAAGGGCATTTCTGGGAGACGCTGCGTCGTCTCGCGGTGCCGGTATTGCCCAACACGGCGGGCTGCCATTCGGTGCAGGAGGCGGTGACGACGGCGCAAATGGCGCGTGAAGTCTTCGAGACCGACTGGATCAAGCTTGAACTCATCGGTGACGATTACACTCTCCAGCCCGACCCGTTCGGTCTGGTGACGGCGGCCGAGCAATTGATTCGCGACGGCTTCAAGGTGCTGCCGTACTGCACGGAAGATCTGGTGCTGTGCCGTCGTTTGCTCGATGCCGGCTGTCAGGCGCTCATGCCGTGGGGCGCGCCGATCGGCACCGGCAAGGGCGTGATCAATCCGTACGGATTGCGGCTGCTGCGCGACCGTTTGCCGGACACGCCGCTCATTGTCGACGCCGGACTCGGTCTGCCCTCGCATGCCTGTCAGGTGATGGAATGGGGCTACGATGGTGTGCTGCTCAATACTGCTGTCGCTCTTGCCGCACAACCGGTGGAGATGGCGGGGGCATTTGCGGCGGCGATCAAAGCCGGCCGCGCCGCGTGGCTCGCCGGTCCGATGGCCGAGCGCGAGAGCGCCGAAGCCAGCACGCCCGTCGTTGGCGTGCCGTTCTGGCATCAGACGGGCGCATAG
- the thiS gene encoding sulfur carrier protein ThiS produces MDIHINQQTLSVAETATLAEALAAFGAKPPFAAAINGQFVPKTQYAERRLAQGDKIDVVQPVAGG; encoded by the coding sequence ATGGACATCCATATCAATCAACAGACACTGAGCGTGGCCGAGACGGCGACGCTGGCCGAGGCGCTCGCCGCCTTCGGCGCCAAGCCGCCTTTTGCAGCGGCGATCAACGGGCAATTCGTGCCCAAGACGCAATATGCCGAGCGCAGGCTCGCGCAGGGCGACAAGATCGATGTCGTGCAACCGGTGGCCGGAGGCTGA